One region of Chryseobacterium muglaense genomic DNA includes:
- a CDS encoding DUF6759 domain-containing protein, with protein MSKIFLILFLSIFSLGFSQKKKKSKSKVVAEKETVIIYTLEEAQTSAEARIIAGFIKQNPGHEKNDELKRKLITIVMADNSIEAKPTIKPISKDKIEKIVSNSELNKGKAIASNSKTATHERSVSYASVGSSSKKSEPSAEAKKTAFYLSHLFNNDPNDKEAYINIRNKSKCRLIVKISGKKYYNLDVPASGQNFIMVEKGDYVLTTSVCDAKYSSLKKINKDIEIQLNVAE; from the coding sequence TGAGCAAAATATTTCTAATCCTATTTCTATCCATTTTCAGTTTGGGATTTTCTCAAAAAAAGAAAAAAAGTAAGTCTAAAGTAGTTGCAGAAAAGGAAACTGTAATTATTTATACGCTAGAAGAAGCGCAGACAAGTGCAGAAGCAAGAATAATTGCAGGTTTTATTAAACAAAATCCGGGGCACGAAAAAAATGATGAACTCAAAAGAAAATTAATCACCATCGTCATGGCAGATAACTCTATTGAAGCTAAACCTACGATAAAACCGATCAGCAAAGACAAAATTGAAAAAATTGTTAGCAACAGTGAGCTCAATAAGGGTAAAGCGATAGCTTCTAATTCTAAAACAGCTACACATGAAAGATCAGTTTCTTATGCTTCGGTAGGGAGTTCAAGTAAAAAATCTGAGCCGAGTGCTGAAGCAAAAAAAACAGCTTTTTATTTGAGTCATCTTTTTAATAATGACCCAAATGATAAAGAAGCCTACATCAATATCAGAAATAAATCAAAATGCAGATTGATCGTAAAAATAAGCGGAAAAAAATACTATAACCTTGATGTTCCTGCCAGTGGACAAAACTTTATCATGGTAGAAAAGGGTGATTATGTGTTAACAACCTCAGTTTGTGATGCTAAATATTCTTCTTTAAAGAAAATAAATAAAGATATCGAAATACAGCTGAATGTAGCTGAGTAA
- a CDS encoding acetyl-CoA carboxylase carboxyltransferase subunit alpha, giving the protein MEYLSFELPIKELMDQYQTCSLVGEESGVDVKLACSQIEDKIRDTKKEIYGNLTPWQRVQLSRHPDRPYTLDYIKGMVDKGSFLELHGDRNFADDPALIGGLATLDGQRIMILGTQKGRTTKERQYRRFGMPNPEGYRKALRLMKLAEKFKIPVVTLVDTPGAYPGLEAEERGQGEAIARNIFEMTMLKTPIFTYIIGEGASGGALGIGVGNKVYMLENTWYTVIAPESCSSILWRNWDHKEDAANALNLTPADALREKFIDGVIEEPLGGAHYDPEVAYLNLKASILQNIKAFSKFTGKELETHRQDKFIAMGQFKG; this is encoded by the coding sequence ATGGAATATTTAAGTTTCGAACTTCCTATAAAAGAGCTGATGGATCAATATCAAACATGTTCTTTAGTAGGAGAAGAAAGTGGTGTTGATGTAAAATTAGCATGCAGCCAGATCGAAGACAAGATCAGAGATACAAAAAAAGAAATCTACGGAAATCTTACCCCTTGGCAAAGAGTACAGTTATCGCGTCATCCGGATCGCCCATATACTTTAGATTACATTAAAGGTATGGTAGATAAAGGAAGCTTCCTTGAGCTTCACGGTGACAGAAACTTTGCAGATGACCCTGCATTGATTGGTGGTTTGGCTACATTGGATGGCCAAAGAATCATGATTTTGGGAACTCAAAAAGGCAGAACAACCAAAGAAAGACAATACAGAAGATTCGGGATGCCAAATCCTGAAGGCTACAGAAAAGCTTTAAGACTAATGAAATTAGCTGAGAAGTTCAAAATCCCTGTAGTGACTTTGGTAGATACACCGGGAGCTTATCCTGGTTTGGAAGCTGAAGAAAGAGGACAAGGTGAAGCGATTGCAAGAAACATTTTCGAAATGACAATGCTTAAAACTCCTATTTTCACTTACATTATTGGTGAAGGAGCAAGTGGTGGTGCATTAGGAATTGGTGTTGGTAACAAAGTGTATATGTTAGAAAACACTTGGTACACCGTAATTGCACCAGAAAGTTGTTCGTCAATTCTTTGGAGAAACTGGGATCATAAAGAAGATGCTGCCAATGCATTAAATCTTACTCCTGCAGATGCATTAAGAGAAAAATTCATCGACGGAGTTATAGAAGAACCACTTGGTGGAGCTCACTATGACCCTGAAGTTGCTTATTTAAATTTAAAAGCTTCTATTTTACAGAATATAAAAGCTTTCTCTAAGTTTACAGGTAAGGAACTTGAAACACACAGACAAGACAAGTTTATTGCCATGGGGCAATTTAAAGGATAA
- the gltX gene encoding glutamate--tRNA ligase produces the protein MEKVRVRFAPSPTGPLHLGGVRTALYDYLFAKNQGGEFVLRIEDTDTARYVEGAEDYIEEALEWCGIIPDESPKKGGKFAPYRQSERRDIYDRYTEQILTTDYAYIAFDTAEELDAIRAEYEAKGDVFSYDNKTRNRLRNSLALSEEEVQQLLEAKTPYVVRFKMPVDRTLGLVDIIRGNTSVNTDTLDDKVLVKNDGMPTYHFANIIDDHEMEISHVIRGEEWLPSLGLHTLLYEAMGWEAPEFAHLSLILKPEGKGKLSKRDGDKFGFPVFPLNFTDPATGHVSKGYRESGYLPEAFINMVALLGWSPADDKEILTLDEMVKEFDLHKVHKAGARFSKEKSEWFNHQYIQKKSDEELLNILKNSDLNLNTEDEKLLKIIHLMKERATFPKDIYENGKFFFEAPTSYDEKASKKAWNEETSNLLTEFAENLNSINDFVSENIKQNLHDFAENKGLGMGKVMMPLRLALVGELKGPDVPDILELIGKEESVARISNAVNNFK, from the coding sequence ATGGAGAAAGTAAGAGTCCGTTTTGCACCAAGTCCTACAGGACCTTTGCATTTGGGAGGCGTAAGAACCGCATTATATGATTATCTTTTTGCTAAAAATCAAGGTGGTGAATTTGTATTGAGAATAGAAGATACAGATACCGCAAGATATGTTGAAGGCGCGGAAGATTACATTGAAGAAGCTTTGGAATGGTGCGGAATTATCCCCGATGAAAGCCCTAAAAAAGGCGGAAAATTTGCTCCATACAGACAATCTGAAAGAAGAGATATTTACGACAGATATACAGAGCAAATCCTTACAACCGATTATGCTTACATCGCTTTTGACACTGCTGAAGAATTAGACGCTATCCGTGCTGAATATGAAGCTAAAGGTGATGTTTTCTCTTATGACAATAAAACCAGAAACCGTTTAAGAAACAGTCTTGCACTTTCTGAAGAGGAAGTTCAACAATTGTTGGAGGCAAAAACGCCTTACGTTGTAAGATTCAAAATGCCAGTTGACAGAACTTTAGGTTTAGTCGATATTATCCGTGGAAACACTTCAGTAAACACAGATACTTTAGATGATAAAGTTTTGGTAAAAAACGACGGAATGCCTACTTACCACTTCGCCAATATCATCGATGACCACGAAATGGAAATTTCTCACGTTATCCGTGGTGAAGAATGGTTGCCTTCTTTAGGTTTACACACTTTACTATATGAAGCAATGGGTTGGGAAGCGCCTGAGTTTGCTCACCTTTCTTTAATTTTAAAGCCAGAAGGAAAAGGAAAATTAAGCAAAAGAGACGGTGATAAATTTGGTTTCCCGGTATTTCCTTTAAATTTTACAGATCCTGCAACAGGACACGTATCTAAGGGTTACAGAGAAAGCGGTTATTTGCCTGAAGCATTCATCAATATGGTTGCTCTTTTAGGTTGGTCTCCGGCAGATGATAAAGAAATTTTGACTTTGGATGAAATGGTGAAAGAATTTGATTTACATAAAGTTCATAAAGCCGGAGCAAGATTCAGCAAAGAAAAATCTGAGTGGTTTAATCATCAGTATATTCAAAAAAAATCTGATGAAGAATTATTAAACATTCTTAAAAATTCAGATTTAAATTTAAATACTGAAGATGAAAAATTATTAAAGATTATTCATCTGATGAAAGAAAGAGCGACTTTTCCGAAAGATATTTACGAAAACGGAAAGTTCTTCTTTGAAGCTCCAACTTCTTACGATGAAAAGGCTTCAAAAAAAGCTTGGAATGAAGAAACGTCAAATCTTTTGACTGAATTTGCTGAAAATTTAAATTCAATCAATGATTTTGTTTCAGAAAACATCAAACAGAATTTACACGATTTTGCTGAAAACAAAGGTTTGGGAATGGGAAAAGTAATGATGCCTCTTCGTTTAGCGTTAGTAGGAGAATTGAAAGGCCCAGACGTTCCGGATATTTTGGAACTCATTGGAAAAGAGGAAAGTGTGGCTAGAATAAGCAATGCTGTAAATAATTTTAAATAG
- a CDS encoding phosphomannose isomerase type II C-terminal cupin domain, which translates to MLEIGERPWGKYYVLADEPNYKLKRIEVNPGQKLSYQYHHKRQEQWTIIEGDATIILDDKEIKLSYGESIFIPLGAKHRIMNLSEKPVVFIEVQTGTYFGEDDIVRLSDEYDRA; encoded by the coding sequence ATGTTAGAAATTGGTGAAAGACCTTGGGGGAAATATTATGTTTTGGCAGACGAGCCTAATTATAAACTGAAAAGAATTGAAGTAAATCCAGGGCAAAAGCTATCCTATCAATACCACCACAAAAGACAAGAGCAATGGACGATCATTGAAGGTGATGCTACCATCATTTTGGATGATAAAGAAATAAAACTGTCTTACGGAGAAAGTATTTTCATCCCTTTAGGAGCCAAACATAGGATCATGAATCTTTCAGAAAAACCAGTTGTTTTCATCGAAGTACAGACTGGAACTTACTTTGGAGAGGATGATATTGTGAGGTTGAGTGATGAATATGACAGAGCATAA
- a CDS encoding glycosyltransferase family 2 protein, protein MKISIVTAYYNRKKLFDNTLLSISKQIENHRLDIEVIAVDDGSDEDERLEELTYKYSFLKIIRLEKENKWYSNSCIPFNIGFKEAQGDIIILQNPECTHYGDVLKYTLENITDENYISFACFSLGIESTNNIEVFLNDSEKLNDLMQKNSVGYIGDGLDCWYNHPVINPKGYHFCAAITKENLYDLGGFDERFAKGIAFDDNEFLYRVNLKGLDVQIVEEPIVLHQNHYSKISYTTDKNLLDDETYQQRLQLAEKNRILFELVTKSEKPWRVNYFCENEEHNTEKKFLEKVKLELKKLF, encoded by the coding sequence ATGAAAATATCAATAGTAACAGCATATTACAACCGAAAAAAACTCTTTGACAATACTCTTCTAAGTATTTCAAAACAAATTGAAAATCACAGATTAGATATTGAAGTAATTGCTGTAGATGACGGGAGTGATGAAGATGAAAGATTAGAAGAACTTACCTATAAGTATTCGTTTTTAAAAATAATCCGATTAGAAAAAGAAAATAAATGGTACTCTAATTCTTGTATTCCTTTTAATATAGGATTCAAAGAAGCCCAAGGAGATATTATCATATTACAGAACCCTGAGTGTACTCATTATGGAGATGTTTTAAAGTATACCTTAGAAAATATCACTGATGAAAACTATATAAGTTTTGCCTGTTTCTCTCTTGGTATAGAAAGTACAAATAATATTGAAGTTTTTCTAAATGACTCAGAAAAACTGAATGACCTGATGCAAAAAAACAGTGTAGGATACATAGGAGACGGATTAGACTGCTGGTACAATCACCCTGTTATAAATCCTAAGGGATATCATTTTTGTGCAGCTATTACAAAAGAAAACCTGTACGACCTAGGAGGATTTGATGAAAGGTTTGCAAAAGGTATCGCATTTGATGATAACGAATTTTTATACCGAGTGAATTTAAAGGGTCTTGACGTACAAATTGTGGAAGAGCCAATTGTTCTTCACCAGAATCATTATTCTAAAATATCTTACACCACAGATAAAAATCTTTTGGATGATGAGACTTATCAACAAAGATTACAATTAGCAGAAAAAAATCGAATCTTATTCGAACTGGTTACAAAATCTGAAAAACCATGGCGGGTTAATTATTTTTGTGAAAATGAAGAACACAATACTGAAAAAAAATTCTTAGAAAAAGTAAAACTTGAACTAAAGAAACTTTTTTAA
- a CDS encoding DUF6492 family protein: MHSLILFIKTYKPDFERVKKLLSSIEKYNKDNIPVVISVNDNNFDFFKENIKNYNIIKDSDIITADSSDGWRYQQIIKAHVYKLNLCKNYLCIDSDSEFIKDFYYSDFLYDENTPYTIMHESKPFLETMENIGLDSENIFFKEALRATRPLFGNKGKEWDYGPSPYLWSSKVWEHFVEVYLKNENKTFLDFFQEIDKVTPPSECVIYGEYLLKTKLIDLYPIEGFFKVYHYEKQYQLEKKFHDIEKFKKVYLGIIFQSNWEIKKKKFLLFK, from the coding sequence ATGCATTCACTAATTTTATTCATTAAAACTTATAAACCCGATTTTGAAAGGGTAAAAAAGCTTCTTTCATCAATAGAAAAATATAATAAAGATAATATTCCTGTCGTTATATCTGTGAATGACAATAATTTCGACTTTTTTAAAGAAAACATCAAAAATTATAACATTATCAAAGATTCAGATATCATTACAGCCGACAGCTCAGATGGATGGAGATATCAACAAATCATAAAAGCGCATGTTTACAAATTAAATCTTTGCAAAAATTATTTGTGTATCGATTCTGATTCAGAATTTATCAAAGATTTTTATTATTCAGACTTTCTTTATGATGAAAATACACCTTACACGATAATGCATGAGTCTAAACCATTTCTAGAAACAATGGAAAATATCGGTTTAGATTCTGAAAATATTTTCTTTAAAGAAGCATTACGAGCAACGCGGCCGCTTTTTGGAAATAAGGGTAAAGAATGGGATTACGGCCCATCTCCGTATCTTTGGAGCTCTAAGGTTTGGGAACACTTTGTAGAAGTTTATTTAAAAAATGAAAATAAAACTTTTTTAGATTTCTTCCAGGAAATAGATAAAGTTACCCCACCATCAGAATGTGTGATATATGGCGAATATCTTCTTAAGACTAAACTTATAGATTTATATCCCATAGAAGGTTTTTTTAAAGTATATCATTACGAAAAACAATATCAGCTTGAAAAAAAATTCCATGATATTGAAAAATTTAAAAAAGTATATTTAGGTATCATCTTCCAAAGTAACTGGGAGATAAAAAAGAAAAAATTCTTATTATTCAAATGA
- a CDS encoding glycosyltransferase: MNFSNKNLLFFFPESPFSKRAGNVLRTYTNLKQLKSLGLNIDLVGVEDYYNSFGDTTEGIDSEIINEVFVLKTKPPKKKLTSEYWKYKIQKKFEKENSNQYLTAYLKNNFGAILDKKKYDYIFINYEFWTDLIRDQDLKGAKTIVDTHDWITLNEFYNNKNLDLGKRFGEEINNLSFYDKVVTISQDEYFIFKSFLGGKVINIPPSFPENFGNENSEKKYDLIFVGSDNPFNVLSINWFIEKVLPFLPKEIKICIIGRICKHVPDHESIEKVFFADSLEIYYHASKIAICPMLKGTGIKIKVVEAMSFGLPIVGTEKAVDGFADKKNNGCRVSDDEKVFADIIKNLLNNSSDYEKQKQEAIHFFRNNFSEKKSVELWEKTLNF, translated from the coding sequence ATGAATTTTTCTAATAAAAACTTATTATTTTTCTTTCCAGAAAGCCCTTTTTCCAAAAGAGCCGGAAACGTTTTACGTACTTACACCAACCTTAAACAACTGAAATCATTAGGTTTAAATATTGATCTTGTTGGTGTAGAAGATTATTACAATAGTTTTGGAGATACTACTGAAGGAATTGATTCTGAAATCATTAATGAAGTTTTTGTTCTAAAAACCAAACCGCCGAAGAAAAAACTGACTTCTGAATATTGGAAATATAAAATTCAGAAAAAATTTGAAAAAGAAAACTCCAATCAATATCTTACAGCCTATTTAAAAAATAATTTTGGAGCTATTCTTGATAAGAAGAAGTACGATTATATTTTTATCAATTATGAATTCTGGACAGATCTTATCCGCGATCAGGATTTAAAAGGTGCGAAAACAATTGTTGATACTCACGACTGGATTACCTTGAATGAATTTTACAACAACAAAAACTTAGATTTAGGCAAAAGATTTGGGGAAGAAATTAATAATCTTTCGTTTTATGATAAAGTGGTTACCATTTCGCAAGATGAATATTTTATTTTCAAAAGCTTTTTGGGGGGCAAAGTGATTAATATTCCACCCAGCTTTCCTGAAAATTTTGGAAATGAAAACTCAGAAAAAAAATATGACCTTATATTTGTAGGCAGCGACAACCCTTTTAATGTATTATCAATTAACTGGTTTATCGAAAAAGTTTTACCTTTCCTTCCTAAAGAAATAAAAATTTGTATTATTGGAAGAATCTGCAAGCACGTTCCGGATCATGAAAGCATTGAAAAAGTATTTTTTGCAGACAGTTTAGAGATATATTATCATGCAAGTAAAATTGCAATTTGCCCAATGCTGAAAGGAACTGGTATAAAAATTAAAGTTGTAGAAGCCATGTCTTTTGGCTTACCTATTGTAGGAACAGAAAAAGCAGTTGACGGTTTTGCAGACAAAAAAAATAACGGTTGTAGGGTAAGTGATGATGAAAAAGTATTTGCGGATATTATCAAAAATCTTTTAAACAATTCATCAGACTACGAAAAACAAAAACAGGAAGCCATCCATTTTTTCAGGAATAATTTTTCAGAAAAAAAATCGGTTGAGCTTTGGGAAAAAACTTTAAATTTTTAA
- a CDS encoding glycosyltransferase — translation MGIKRFFKNKIKDYKFIKNRRKVTTNLQNLDFFKSHHFNFTTEANPEVSIIIHSINDLKMTLNCLYTIEKYDKNISKEIILIKDKNPEDQEYLEKIKGLTIINNEESNGFSKTVNLAIEKAKGKFIYLLDSHVLVQENNLSSLIKVFNTKEDVGAVGSKMISAENTIIEAGNLVFENSEIIELGKSDAIDTPQFNFARKVDFCTGSLLFNKINQKGDLNLLNENFSSPYFAVADLCLKLKKEENLDIYYQPLSEVTCFSNSFKTTNSNDKVDFANHWNSYFTDKKYVKSEKINFNNHYKTPNFLFLEENMPKPDQDSGSRRFMEIIKILQRNGHHIVLAIKHFDETKDSDYIPYFQNAGVEICRDYVNAQNKIIKVEDQVVNTLSYVDIIWIFRPLGFNHWYNLINGKINGQKIIYDMVDLHYLRMERENNYIDVVTKEREKEINFFKEKEYAGMNISDAVISISDEEKNTVSENGVKKDKIFTVSNIHKPVDNVPLGFSEREGLLFIGGYNHLPNIDAVKFLHNQIMPLVWAKNNQIKIFILGPDFPADLKAKYHSDRFQILGYQETVDFWFENSRVFVAPLRYGAGVKGKIGQALEFKLPVITTGIGAEGMSLEDAKTALISDENPQNFADKILELYDNENLWQTLHENSLLPLSKFSIETQEQNIKKMLQYLGFEN, via the coding sequence ATGGGAATTAAAAGGTTTTTTAAAAATAAAATCAAAGATTATAAATTCATCAAAAATAGAAGAAAGGTGACTACCAATCTTCAAAATCTTGATTTTTTTAAAAGTCATCATTTTAATTTTACTACAGAGGCAAATCCTGAAGTTTCAATTATTATTCACAGTATTAATGATTTGAAAATGACTCTTAATTGTCTTTATACTATTGAAAAATATGATAAGAATATTTCTAAAGAAATTATTCTTATTAAAGATAAAAACCCTGAAGACCAGGAATATTTAGAGAAAATAAAAGGACTAACCATAATCAATAATGAAGAAAGCAATGGTTTTTCTAAAACTGTAAATCTTGCTATTGAAAAGGCAAAAGGAAAATTTATTTATCTTTTAGATTCTCATGTTTTAGTTCAGGAGAATAATTTGTCAAGTTTAATAAAGGTTTTTAATACCAAAGAAGATGTAGGAGCGGTAGGTTCTAAAATGATTTCTGCTGAAAATACTATAATTGAAGCCGGAAATTTAGTTTTTGAAAACTCTGAAATCATAGAATTAGGTAAATCTGATGCGATTGATACTCCTCAATTTAATTTTGCAAGAAAAGTAGATTTTTGTACTGGAAGTTTATTGTTCAATAAAATCAACCAAAAAGGAGATTTGAATTTACTGAATGAAAACTTTTCTTCACCATATTTTGCAGTAGCTGATTTGTGTTTAAAGCTAAAAAAAGAAGAAAATTTAGATATTTATTACCAACCTCTTTCAGAAGTTACTTGTTTTAGTAATTCTTTTAAAACAACAAATAGCAATGATAAAGTAGATTTTGCAAACCATTGGAATTCTTATTTTACAGATAAAAAATATGTAAAAAGCGAGAAAATCAATTTTAATAATCATTACAAAACTCCAAATTTTCTCTTTTTAGAGGAAAATATGCCAAAACCTGATCAGGATTCCGGCTCAAGAAGGTTTATGGAAATTATAAAAATTCTTCAGAGAAACGGACATCACATTGTTTTGGCGATTAAACATTTTGATGAAACTAAAGATTCTGATTATATTCCTTACTTTCAAAATGCAGGTGTTGAAATTTGTAGAGATTATGTAAATGCTCAAAATAAAATTATAAAAGTAGAAGACCAGGTTGTGAATACTTTGTCGTATGTTGATATAATTTGGATTTTCAGACCTTTAGGATTTAATCATTGGTACAACTTGATTAATGGTAAGATAAACGGTCAAAAAATAATTTATGATATGGTTGACCTCCATTATCTGAGAATGGAGCGTGAAAATAATTATATCGATGTCGTTACAAAAGAAAGAGAAAAGGAAATAAATTTCTTCAAAGAAAAAGAATATGCCGGAATGAATATTTCAGATGCAGTGATTTCTATCAGCGATGAAGAAAAAAATACAGTTTCTGAAAACGGGGTCAAAAAAGATAAAATTTTCACGGTAAGTAATATTCACAAACCTGTAGATAATGTTCCGTTAGGTTTTTCTGAAAGAGAGGGCTTGCTTTTCATCGGCGGTTATAATCATTTGCCGAATATTGATGCAGTGAAATTTTTGCATAACCAGATTATGCCATTAGTTTGGGCGAAAAATAATCAGATTAAAATTTTCATTTTGGGACCAGATTTCCCTGCAGATTTAAAAGCAAAATACCATTCTGATCGCTTTCAGATTTTGGGTTATCAGGAAACTGTAGATTTTTGGTTTGAAAATTCCAGAGTTTTTGTAGCACCACTTCGTTACGGAGCCGGAGTAAAAGGGAAAATCGGACAGGCTTTAGAATTTAAATTACCTGTAATTACGACAGGGATAGGAGCGGAAGGAATGAGCCTTGAAGATGCAAAAACAGCTTTGATTTCAGATGAAAATCCTCAAAATTTTGCTGATAAAATCCTTGAATTGTACGATAATGAAAATCTTTGGCAGACCTTACATGAAAACAGCCTTTTGCCGCTTTCAAAATTCTCGATAGAAACTCAGGAGCAGAATATTAAAAAAATGCTTCAGTATTTAGGCTTTGAAAACTAA
- a CDS encoding glycosyltransferase, producing MSEKISIIIPYYKGEDYIAETLKSVYDQTYQDFEVIIVNDGSERAVLNLIETNETFKNLKIIHQENQGQSSARNNGVKSATGKYILFLDCDDLIDKTFLEKTHQILSKNKEIRICYTKGKFFEKTDKEWVLQPFNTFDFLIENCIPITALIYKEDFEKIGGFDTRLNYYEDWDFWIYLIEMGVKVHKIDEFLFFYRIRNTADSLTNTSIDNSSRLSDNFFEIYKKHYAFYKQNGLDFHNIMSLIRENKKYKAKYYNEWYRKLIYKFFKPQKYQKLYKN from the coding sequence ATGAGCGAGAAAATTTCCATTATCATTCCTTACTACAAAGGCGAAGACTATATTGCTGAAACTTTAAAAAGTGTTTATGATCAAACTTATCAGGATTTTGAAGTAATTATTGTGAATGATGGTTCTGAACGTGCCGTTTTAAATTTAATTGAAACAAACGAAACTTTCAAAAATTTAAAGATTATTCATCAGGAAAATCAAGGACAATCTTCTGCCAGAAATAACGGTGTGAAATCCGCTACAGGAAAATATATTCTTTTTCTGGATTGCGATGATCTTATCGACAAAACATTTTTAGAAAAAACACATCAAATTCTTTCAAAAAATAAAGAAATAAGAATCTGTTATACAAAAGGAAAATTCTTCGAAAAAACAGACAAAGAATGGGTTTTGCAGCCGTTCAACACCTTTGATTTTTTAATTGAAAACTGTATTCCTATTACCGCTCTTATTTACAAAGAAGATTTTGAGAAAATCGGAGGTTTTGATACTCGATTAAACTATTATGAAGATTGGGATTTCTGGATTTACTTAATTGAAATGGGCGTAAAAGTTCATAAAATTGACGAATTTTTATTCTTCTACAGAATAAGAAATACGGCAGATTCGCTTACCAATACAAGCATCGACAACAGTTCCCGACTGTCTGATAATTTCTTTGAAATCTATAAAAAACATTATGCCTTTTACAAACAAAACGGGTTAGATTTTCATAACATTATGAGCTTAATCCGTGAGAATAAAAAGTATAAAGCTAAATATTACAATGAATGGTACAGAAAATTAATTTATAAATTTTTCAAGCCCCAAAAGTATCAGAAATTGTATAAAAATTAG
- a CDS encoding glycosyltransferase family 2 protein, whose translation MIKTSVALCTYNGEKYIREQIDSILNQSLKVEEIVVCDDGSTDKTLSILAEYENKFPEIFKIHINEKNLRSVKNFEKAISLCSGEIIFLSDQDDVWEENKVKIICDFFENNQSIDIVCSNGFIIDENSSQQNLYTVWDVPNFLSENKKEINYFKIFATIGNFATGASMAIRTSFINQVLPFPTVEGLHHDEWIALVSSEQKKFAFLNNKLFSYRIHSAQQVGGISYSKDEASKEKLISRFDYDRAPKTFRDFKIKLRTLNDKKRKISAYLEKDSNENIKDFLKEVQHEKSALYQKLKSEHFTLFLFFKYFYR comes from the coding sequence ATGATAAAAACTTCAGTCGCACTTTGTACTTATAATGGAGAAAAATACATCCGTGAACAAATTGATTCTATTCTTAACCAATCTTTGAAAGTAGAGGAAATTGTAGTATGCGACGACGGATCAACAGATAAAACCCTAAGTATTTTAGCTGAATATGAAAATAAATTTCCCGAGATTTTCAAAATTCATATCAATGAAAAAAATTTACGAAGTGTAAAAAACTTTGAAAAAGCCATTTCACTTTGTAGCGGTGAAATTATATTTTTAAGCGATCAGGATGATGTTTGGGAAGAAAATAAGGTGAAAATTATCTGCGATTTTTTTGAAAATAACCAAAGTATTGATATTGTATGCTCAAACGGATTTATCATCGATGAAAACAGTTCCCAACAAAATCTGTATACTGTTTGGGATGTCCCCAATTTTTTAAGCGAAAACAAAAAAGAAATCAACTATTTTAAAATTTTTGCAACCATTGGGAATTTTGCAACAGGAGCTTCAATGGCCATCAGAACATCATTTATTAATCAGGTTTTGCCCTTTCCAACGGTTGAAGGCTTGCATCACGACGAGTGGATCGCATTGGTTTCTTCTGAACAGAAAAAATTTGCTTTTCTAAATAATAAGCTTTTTTCCTATCGTATTCACAGTGCTCAGCAAGTCGGAGGAATTTCTTATTCCAAAGATGAAGCTTCTAAAGAAAAACTGATTAGCCGTTTCGATTATGATAGAGCCCCTAAAACATTCAGAGATTTTAAAATAAAGCTGAGAACGCTTAATGATAAAAAAAGAAAAATTTCTGCTTACCTCGAAAAAGATTCTAATGAAAATATAAAGGATTTTTTGAAAGAAGTTCAGCATGAAAAATCAGCTTTATACCAAAAACTAAAATCTGAGCATTTTACTCTTTTCTTATTCTTTAAATATTTTTACCGATGA